From one Methanobacterium sp. genomic stretch:
- a CDS encoding deoxyuridine 5'-triphosphate nucleotidohydrolase produces IKKGERIAQAVVFDVTGSGEYNGSYQESEG; encoded by the coding sequence ATTAAAAAAGGGGAAAGGATTGCTCAGGCCGTTGTTTTTGATGTTACTGGGTCTGGAGAGTATAATGGATCCTATCAGGAATCTGAGGGTTGA